In Sulfurimonas hongkongensis, a single genomic region encodes these proteins:
- a CDS encoding F0F1 ATP synthase subunit B produces MSRILLLIMMISTYALASSGAESGGTDIVQRTVNFILFFGLIWYLVAEPAKNYFVARSQSIADELQKVQDKLNESVNLKKDALSKISEAEKFAEELVNASKKENKILNDSIMLQCESDLENIAKQSASLMEFEQRRMVRGVVESVLNEVLSQSSESFDKEAMANVILKKVA; encoded by the coding sequence GTGAGTAGAATTTTACTTTTAATTATGATGATATCAACTTATGCATTAGCATCTAGTGGTGCAGAGAGTGGGGGGACAGATATCGTTCAAAGAACAGTAAACTTTATACTATTTTTTGGGCTTATTTGGTACCTTGTAGCTGAGCCTGCTAAAAATTACTTTGTTGCTAGAAGCCAAAGTATAGCTGATGAGTTGCAAAAGGTACAAGATAAGTTAAATGAATCTGTAAATCTTAAAAAAGATGCACTCTCTAAAATTTCTGAGGCTGAAAAGTTTGCAGAAGAGTTAGTTAATGCTTCAAAAAAAGAAAACAAGATTTTAAATGACAGTATTATGCTTCAGTGTGAGTCAGATTTAGAAAATATAGCTAAACAGAGTGCATCACTGATGGAGTTTGAACAAAGAAGAATGGTTCGAGGTGTTGTTGAGAGTGTGCTAAATGAAGTGCTAAGTCAAAGTAGTGAGAGTTTCGATAAAGAAGCTATGGCTAATGTTATCTTAAAAAAGGTGGCATAA
- a CDS encoding FoF1 ATP synthase subunit B', which yields MLDINPILLLATFVVFLSLIAVLNSWLYNPLFSFMNKRDDDIKKDLQKVGNNDDEINELNSKAELIISNAKLEAAALREKVIQDAKELAESKIEAKRAELASQYLEFEQLLAQTKEQLTKDIMSQVPLFKEAVKAKFSQI from the coding sequence ATGTTAGATATAAATCCGATACTACTTTTAGCTACATTTGTTGTATTTCTTTCACTAATCGCCGTTCTTAATAGTTGGCTATATAATCCATTATTTAGTTTTATGAATAAAAGAGATGATGACATCAAAAAAGATTTGCAAAAAGTTGGCAATAATGATGATGAGATCAACGAACTTAATTCAAAAGCTGAGTTGATAATTAGTAATGCTAAACTAGAAGCTGCGGCCCTAAGAGAGAAAGTAATACAAGATGCTAAAGAGTTAGCAGAGAGTAAGATAGAAGCAAAACGAGCTGAATTAGCTAGTCAGTATTTAGAATTTGAGCAATTACTTGCGCAAACTAAAGAGCAGTTAACAAAAGATATTATGTCTCAAGTTCCACTGTTTAAAGAAGCTGTTAAAGCTAAGTTTAGTCAAATATAA
- the atpA gene encoding F0F1 ATP synthase subunit alpha, whose protein sequence is MVAKIQADEISSIIKERIDNFELSVDINETGKIVSYADGVAQVYGLSNVMAGEMVEFEEGTRGLVMNLQESSVGIVILGLGVNLKEGMSVKRLGRLLKVPVGDALLGRVVNALGEPIDGKGPIETTEIRFVEEKAPGIMDRKSVHEPLATGIKAIDALVPIGRGQRELIIGDRQTGKTTVAIDAIINQKGNGVSCVYVAIGQKESTVAQIVRRLEEHGAMEYTIIVSATASEAAALQFLAPYTGVTMGEYFRDNARHGLIVYDDLSKHAVAYREMSLILRRPPGREAYPGDVFYIHSRLLERAAKVSDERGAGSLTALPIIETQAGDVAAYIPTNVISITDGQIFLETELFNSGVRPAINVGLSVSRVGGAAQIKATKQVAGTLRLDLAQYRELQAFAQFASDLDETSRNQLERGQRMVEVLKQGPFSPLSAEKQVAIIFAGNEGFLDDFDPSNVVRFEAELYPFIEASYPQIFENIRSTLKVDDDTKALLIKALEEFKASFVVA, encoded by the coding sequence GTGGTAGCAAAAATACAAGCTGATGAAATCAGCTCAATAATTAAAGAGCGTATTGACAACTTTGAACTAAGTGTTGATATAAACGAGACAGGTAAGATCGTCTCTTATGCTGATGGCGTTGCACAAGTTTACGGACTTAGTAATGTTATGGCTGGAGAGATGGTAGAGTTTGAAGAGGGGACTAGAGGTTTAGTTATGAACCTTCAAGAGAGTAGCGTAGGTATTGTTATTCTAGGCCTTGGAGTAAACTTAAAAGAGGGCATGAGTGTTAAAAGATTAGGTCGCCTACTTAAAGTTCCAGTAGGAGATGCTCTTTTAGGTCGTGTTGTTAATGCACTAGGTGAGCCAATAGATGGTAAAGGTCCAATTGAGACAACTGAGATTCGTTTCGTTGAAGAAAAAGCACCTGGTATTATGGATAGAAAATCTGTTCATGAGCCATTAGCGACTGGTATTAAAGCTATTGACGCACTTGTTCCAATTGGCCGTGGTCAGCGTGAGCTTATCATTGGTGATAGACAAACTGGTAAAACAACAGTTGCAATTGATGCAATCATTAATCAAAAAGGTAATGGTGTCTCTTGTGTATATGTTGCAATCGGTCAAAAAGAATCTACTGTAGCTCAAATTGTTCGTCGTCTAGAAGAGCATGGTGCTATGGAGTATACTATAATCGTATCAGCTACTGCATCTGAAGCAGCTGCGCTTCAATTTTTAGCTCCATATACTGGTGTTACAATGGGTGAATACTTCCGTGATAACGCTAGACATGGTTTAATCGTGTATGATGATTTATCAAAGCATGCAGTAGCATACCGTGAAATGTCACTTATTCTTCGTCGTCCTCCAGGTCGTGAAGCTTATCCTGGTGATGTTTTTTATATTCACTCTCGTTTGTTAGAAAGAGCAGCTAAAGTTTCAGATGAAAGAGGGGCTGGCTCACTAACAGCTCTTCCAATTATTGAGACACAAGCTGGTGATGTTGCGGCTTATATCCCAACAAACGTTATCTCTATTACAGATGGTCAAATTTTCCTTGAGACTGAACTCTTTAACTCTGGTGTTCGTCCGGCGATTAATGTTGGTCTATCTGTATCTCGTGTTGGTGGTGCTGCTCAGATTAAGGCCACTAAGCAAGTTGCTGGTACACTGCGTCTTGATCTTGCACAATATCGCGAACTTCAAGCATTTGCACAGTTTGCATCTGATCTTGATGAGACTTCTCGTAACCAACTAGAGCGTGGTCAAAGAATGGTAGAGGTTCTAAAGCAAGGTCCATTTTCACCACTATCTGCTGAGAAGCAAGTTGCTATTATTTTTGCTGGTAATGAAGGTTTCTTGGATGATTTTGATCCATCAAATGTTGTTCGTTTTGAAGCTGAGTTATATCCATTTATTGAAGCTAGCTATCCCCAAATCTTTGAGAATATCAGAAGCACTTTAAAAGTTGATGATGACACAAAAGCACTACTAATAAAAGCACTTGAAGAATTCAAAGCTTCTTTTGTAGTAGCGTAA
- a CDS encoding F0F1 ATP synthase subunit delta: MEELIAKRYIKAFKEGLDAESMQNATLIFDTLAKSFEDAEFLEIMNSPNVSKEQKLDILLASVKPAKSSNIDSLIRLLVEKKRIEIIPAIAESMRKDTAHTNKTYKGLVYSDSDLDAKVIKDLSSGLSKKFDSNISLDFVKENFNGIKVNVEDLGVEINFSKTRINNQIIQHIIKAI, encoded by the coding sequence ATGGAAGAATTGATAGCAAAAAGATATATAAAAGCTTTTAAAGAGGGTTTAGACGCAGAGTCAATGCAAAATGCAACTCTGATTTTTGATACTCTAGCAAAGTCTTTTGAAGATGCTGAATTTCTTGAAATTATGAATAGTCCAAATGTAAGTAAAGAGCAAAAACTAGATATTCTTTTAGCTAGTGTAAAACCTGCTAAATCTAGCAATATTGACTCTTTGATTAGGTTATTGGTTGAAAAAAAGCGTATAGAAATTATCCCAGCTATAGCTGAGTCGATGAGAAAAGATACAGCTCATACAAATAAAACTTACAAAGGTCTTGTTTATAGCGATAGTGATTTAGATGCAAAGGTCATAAAAGATTTAAGCAGCGGTTTAAGTAAAAAGTTTGATTCAAACATTTCTCTAGATTTTGTTAAAGAAAACTTTAATGGAATCAAAGTGAATGTTGAAGATTTAGGGGTAGAGATTAACTTCTCTAAAACAAGAATCAACAATCAAATTATACAACATATAATAAAAGCAATTTAA